One window of Ziziphus jujuba cultivar Dongzao chromosome 5, ASM3175591v1 genomic DNA carries:
- the LOC107421057 gene encoding protein DMR6-LIKE OXYGENASE 1 — translation MGGIDPLYILPEEYRPKLIITDGEDIPLIDLLPITNRDSSDPKALQELADKVGDACKTWGFFTVINHGVPSGIRKKIMEVSRKFYALPLEEKLKVRRGDHNTAGYHNDEHSKDIKDWKETFDFYVNDGMLMPASHEPDDPEVVPWFTPWPHNFPEFRETCQEYGRECEKLFFNLMELVSMSLGLPPKRLQGYFENQASFARLNHYPPCPNPELVLGTGGHRDPSALTVLAQEDIEGLDVQRKSDKAWVRVKPIPDSFVINVGDILQVWSNDLYESVEHRAVVNSEKDRYSIPIFFHPSHDVVMKPVDELVNEQNPAKYPEYKAGKWLNLRMYNNYKKHGFYMKMTDFKIEA, via the exons ATGGGAGGAATCGACCCATTATACATCCTACCAGAAGAATACAGGCCTAAACTTATAATCACTGATGGAGAAGATATCCCACTGATCGATCTCCTTCCCATAACCAACCGAGATTCTTCAGACCCCAAGGCATTGCAAGAACTTGCTGACAAGGTAGGCGATGCCTGCAAGACTTGGGGATTTTTCACAGTGATCAATCATGGCGTGCCATCGGGAATCAGGAAGAAAATCATGGAGGTTTCCAGGAAGTTCTATGCATTACCACTTGAAGAGAAACTAAAAGTCAGAAGAGGGGATCACAACACAGCTGGATATCATAATGATGAGCATAGCAAAGATATCAAGGACTGGAAAGAGACTTTTGATTTCTATGTCAATGATGGAATGCTAATGCCTGCTTCCCATGAACCTGATGATCCTGAGGTTGTCCCTTGGTTCACTCCATGGCCTCACAACTTCCCTGAGTTCAG GGAAACATGCCAAGAATATGGTCGAGAATGCGAGaaactatttttcaatttgatgGAATTGGTGAGCATGAGCTTAGGTTTGCCCCCAAAGCGCTTGCAGGGATACTTTGAGAACCAAGCAAGCTTTGCGCGGCTCAATCACTACCCCCCATGTCCAAACCCTGAACTTGTACTTGGTACTGGGGGACACAGAGATCCCAGCGCTCTAACCGTCCTAGCACAGGAAGATATTGAAGGGCTTGATGTCCAAAGAAAATCCGATAAAGCATGGGTACGGGTTAAACCCATACCGGATTCCTTCGTCATCAACGTAGGTGATATTCTGCAGGTATGGAGCAATGACCTCTATGAAAGTGTGGAGCATCGGGCTGTGGTGAATTCAGAGAAAGATAGATACTCTATCCCTATATTTTTCCATCCTTCCCATGACGTCGTTATGAAGCCAGTGGATGAGTTGGTAAATGAACAAAACCCAGCAAAGTATCCTGAATACAAGGCTGGAAAGTGGTTGAACTTGAGGAtgtataataattataagaaaCATGGTTTCTACATGAAGATGACCGATTTCAAGATTGAGGCTTAG